One window of Marinobacterium aestuarii genomic DNA carries:
- a CDS encoding mechanosensitive ion channel family protein, which translates to MWQAFSEQLANYWPFGPETSWMLRVFLIVFMTMLLNYLSNRLFRRLSVRLERTSNVWDDLLLAAARRPIAALIWIFGAAWALEVIDRQTGTVLMDVVGPIRRMGVIVLITWFLIRLIRRAEVALVSPQKVKTPMDQTTVGAIGKLLRLSIIITTALVVLQNFGYSVSGVMAFGGIGGIAVGFAAKDLLANFFGGLMIYLDRPFKVGDWIRSPDKNIEGTVEEIGWRQTRIRTFDKRPLYVPNATFASISVENPSRMTNRRIYETIGVRYDDVGRVQAIVADVHAMLRQHEEIDQEQTLIVNLNSFGASSVDFFVYTFTRTTNWIRFHEIKQDVLLRIIEIIEARGAEVAFPTQTLHLASLPDAAVAQGALPSQAASRSERAPSQA; encoded by the coding sequence ATGTGGCAGGCGTTTAGTGAGCAGCTGGCGAATTACTGGCCCTTTGGCCCGGAGACCAGCTGGATGTTGCGGGTCTTTCTGATTGTCTTTATGACCATGCTGCTGAATTACCTTTCCAATCGGCTGTTCCGGCGTCTGAGTGTACGCCTGGAGCGGACCAGCAATGTCTGGGATGACCTGCTGCTGGCGGCGGCGCGACGCCCCATTGCGGCACTGATCTGGATCTTTGGTGCTGCCTGGGCGCTGGAGGTGATTGATCGTCAGACCGGCACTGTACTGATGGATGTGGTGGGGCCGATAAGGCGCATGGGGGTCATCGTGCTTATCACCTGGTTCCTGATTCGTCTTATTCGACGGGCTGAAGTGGCGCTGGTGTCGCCGCAGAAGGTCAAGACGCCGATGGATCAGACCACGGTGGGTGCCATCGGCAAGCTGCTGCGCCTGTCGATCATCATCACCACGGCGCTGGTGGTACTGCAAAACTTCGGTTACAGCGTCTCCGGCGTTATGGCCTTTGGTGGTATCGGCGGTATCGCCGTGGGCTTTGCCGCCAAGGATCTGCTGGCAAACTTTTTTGGCGGTTTGATGATCTACCTGGACCGCCCGTTCAAGGTGGGGGACTGGATTCGCTCTCCGGACAAGAACATCGAGGGTACGGTGGAGGAAATCGGCTGGCGCCAGACGCGCATCCGCACCTTCGACAAGCGTCCGCTCTATGTGCCCAACGCCACCTTTGCCAGTATTTCGGTGGAGAACCCCTCGCGCATGACCAACAGGCGCATCTACGAAACCATTGGCGTGCGCTACGATGATGTCGGACGCGTCCAGGCGATAGTGGCGGATGTGCATGCCATGCTGCGCCAGCACGAGGAGATTGATCAGGAGCAGACGCTGATCGTTAACCTGAACAGCTTCGGTGCATCGTCGGTCGATTTCTTCGTTTATACCTTTACGCGCACCACCAACTGGATACGTTTCCATGAGATCAAGCAGGATGTGCTGCTGCGCATCATTGAGATCATTGAAGCCCGCGGTGCAGAGGTGGCCTTTCCGACCCAGACGCTGCACCTGGCCTCGTTGCCGGATGCTGCTGTGGCGCAGGGAGCGCTGCCGTCGCAGGCTGCATCGCGGTCGGAGCGGGCGCCATCGCAGGCCTGA
- a CDS encoding CHASE domain-containing protein, with amino-acid sequence MDRFFNAGTKPAWLAAVLILCIVYALVGRLALLLAIPPGYATAIFPSAGIAVAALLIWGNRLWPGVFLGSMLLNGWVGLEQGALSLVALQLSLGAASGAALQALTGAWLVQRVVGYPTSQSREQDIFRFMLLAGPVACLVNASVGATSLYAGGVISIAEYGYSWFTWWVGDTIGVLIAAPLMFICFSRPRSLWWGRRHSVAVPLLLSLASVVLLFVWVSKWEAQRTELEFRKASSEAAESLRASVASYLDSVASIERFFVSSSRVMRPEFRAFVENMLLKKPGIQGLGWNPRITETQRAGFEELVQAEGFPGFAITERDATGALVRAGRRPDYVVATYLEPLGDNGKALGFDVASSSERLEALNRARDTGLAVATAPITLVQEGGAQSGFLLFHPVYLGASNTAADRRQNLTGFAVGVFRVGDIVDAVLNARLPGNIMLSIDDRGASDGGHLYGTENHAGFESASYGFTADIDVGGRHWTLQFWPSAGYMSGHRGWQAWGVLATGLLFTSVLGAFLLAMTGRAYEVGVLVQRRTAELSGILNTAIETIMTLDRKGRLESVNPAGEALFAQPAEALVGRLISDVVPEFFISLVAGAGGLGSLSGAGSRCDTWALRPDGSRVPIELAVSPLPIGERMRYTLIIHDLTERHKVNRMKDEFISTVNHELRTPLTSIKGALGLVVGGVLDAHPDRKVGAITLAYDNCQRLETLINDLLDIGKIQYADVELRLQSLPANALAEKALAMNQGYADKYAVRCRLVPCAGEALVLGDENRLLQVFSNLLSNACKYSPAGAEVVVSLLSGSEELRISVADSGPGIPLEFQAQVFERFTQADSSDTRRLGGTGLGLAITRAIVERHGGKIGFDSIPGQGTVFYVDLPLVAVSAEPSGESSGGFSEKAAGARADEGIINAAADDVRA; translated from the coding sequence ATGGACAGATTTTTTAATGCTGGGACTAAACCAGCCTGGCTGGCGGCGGTGTTGATACTGTGTATCGTGTACGCCCTGGTGGGGCGGCTGGCGCTGCTGCTGGCCATACCGCCGGGCTATGCGACGGCTATTTTTCCCTCCGCCGGTATTGCCGTCGCGGCCCTGCTGATCTGGGGTAATCGTCTGTGGCCCGGGGTCTTTCTGGGGTCGATGCTGCTTAATGGCTGGGTGGGGCTGGAGCAGGGAGCCTTGTCTCTGGTGGCGCTGCAGCTGTCCCTTGGGGCTGCCAGCGGCGCGGCCCTGCAGGCGCTGACCGGGGCCTGGCTGGTGCAGCGGGTGGTGGGGTATCCGACGTCCCAGTCCCGAGAGCAGGATATTTTCAGGTTCATGCTGTTGGCAGGTCCTGTGGCCTGTCTGGTCAATGCGAGTGTGGGGGCGACCAGTCTCTATGCCGGCGGCGTTATCAGTATCGCCGAGTACGGCTACAGCTGGTTTACCTGGTGGGTGGGGGATACCATCGGTGTGCTGATTGCAGCGCCGCTGATGTTTATCTGTTTTTCCAGGCCCAGATCATTGTGGTGGGGGCGGCGTCATTCGGTGGCGGTGCCGCTGTTGTTGTCGCTGGCGTCGGTGGTTCTGCTGTTTGTCTGGGTGAGCAAGTGGGAAGCGCAGCGCACCGAGCTCGAGTTCCGCAAGGCCTCCAGCGAAGCCGCGGAGAGTCTGCGGGCCAGTGTGGCCAGTTACCTGGATTCTGTCGCATCGATCGAGCGCTTTTTTGTCAGTTCATCCCGGGTAATGCGACCGGAGTTCAGAGCCTTCGTCGAAAACATGTTGCTGAAAAAGCCCGGTATTCAGGGGCTGGGCTGGAACCCGCGTATCACCGAAACCCAGAGGGCGGGTTTCGAAGAGTTAGTGCAGGCGGAGGGCTTTCCCGGCTTTGCAATCACCGAGCGGGACGCCACGGGGGCGCTGGTGCGGGCGGGTAGGCGGCCTGATTATGTAGTGGCGACCTATCTGGAGCCGCTGGGCGACAATGGCAAGGCGCTGGGGTTTGATGTGGCGTCCAGTAGCGAGCGTCTGGAGGCGCTGAATCGGGCGCGGGATACGGGGCTTGCGGTGGCGACGGCGCCTATCACGCTGGTGCAGGAGGGCGGGGCTCAATCCGGCTTTTTGCTGTTTCATCCGGTATATCTCGGAGCAAGCAATACTGCAGCGGATCGCAGGCAGAATCTCACTGGTTTTGCGGTCGGTGTCTTCCGTGTCGGTGATATTGTCGATGCAGTCCTGAACGCCAGGCTACCTGGCAATATTATGCTGTCGATCGACGATCGAGGGGCGTCCGATGGGGGTCATCTCTATGGGACGGAAAATCATGCGGGCTTTGAAAGTGCATCCTATGGCTTTACCGCTGATATTGATGTCGGTGGGCGGCACTGGACGCTGCAGTTCTGGCCGTCGGCGGGCTATATGTCAGGTCATCGTGGCTGGCAGGCCTGGGGTGTGCTGGCAACAGGGCTGCTGTTTACCAGTGTGCTGGGCGCATTCTTGCTAGCCATGACCGGCCGGGCCTATGAAGTGGGGGTGCTGGTGCAGCGTCGTACGGCGGAGCTGAGCGGGATTCTTAACACCGCCATTGAAACCATTATGACGCTGGATAGAAAAGGCCGACTGGAGTCGGTTAACCCGGCCGGCGAGGCGCTGTTTGCTCAGCCCGCCGAGGCGCTCGTCGGGCGATTGATCAGTGACGTTGTGCCGGAATTTTTCATCAGCCTGGTGGCGGGCGCAGGTGGGCTGGGGTCGTTGTCCGGCGCAGGCAGTCGCTGCGATACCTGGGCCTTGCGTCCTGATGGCAGTCGAGTGCCCATTGAGCTGGCGGTGAGTCCGTTACCGATTGGAGAGCGCATGCGCTACACCCTGATCATTCATGACCTGACCGAGCGGCATAAGGTCAATCGGATGAAGGATGAGTTTATTTCCACGGTCAATCATGAGCTCAGGACGCCGCTGACTTCGATCAAGGGGGCGCTGGGGCTGGTGGTGGGCGGTGTGCTGGACGCTCACCCCGACAGGAAGGTCGGCGCCATTACGCTGGCCTACGACAACTGTCAGCGGCTGGAAACCCTGATCAATGACCTGCTTGATATCGGCAAGATTCAGTACGCAGACGTCGAGCTCAGGCTGCAGTCGCTGCCGGCCAATGCGCTGGCCGAGAAGGCGCTGGCGATGAATCAGGGCTATGCCGACAAGTATGCTGTGCGCTGCCGTCTGGTGCCCTGCGCGGGCGAGGCGCTTGTGCTGGGGGATGAGAATCGCCTGCTGCAGGTGTTTTCGAATCTGCTGTCCAATGCCTGCAAATACTCGCCTGCGGGCGCTGAGGTTGTGGTGTCCTTGCTGTCTGGGTCTGAAGAGCTGCGTATCAGCGTGGCGGACTCGGGCCCCGGTATTCCGCTGGAGTTTCAGGCGCAGGTGTTTGAGCGTTTTACCCAGGCTGATTCTTCGGATACGCGTCGCCTGGGCGGTACCGGGCTGGGGCTCGCCATTACGCGGGCCATCGTTGAGCGCCACGGCGGCAAGATTGGTTTTGACAGTATACCGGGGCAGGGTACGGTGTTTTATGTCGACCTGCCGCTGGTGGCGGTCAGCGCTGAACCTTCTGGAGAGTCTTCTGGAGGATTTTCTGAAAAGGCTGCTGGCGCGCGTGCAGATGAGGGCATTATCAATGCCGCCGCGGATGATGTTCGCGCCTGA
- a CDS encoding CsiV family protein, with product MRFHPSLPPLLSTLALALLTLCSLFARAEDPVYKVEVLIFANQDPAALKEQTWHSLEIPRRAAAELGNGGSGTYQRLPGNNLVLTAEKNRLARQQGFRTLFHGAWYQPVGNQNSSRPVHLRGGQLMPNGAYELDGYISIDRGSSLHLRPDLYYTSISSQATDKLLMATLNTPRSMKPNQIHYLDNPLFGVLVLIQR from the coding sequence ATGAGATTTCACCCAAGCCTCCCCCCGCTGCTCAGCACTCTGGCGCTCGCCTTGCTAACGCTGTGCAGCCTGTTTGCCCGGGCCGAGGACCCCGTCTACAAGGTGGAAGTGCTGATCTTCGCCAACCAGGACCCTGCCGCCCTGAAAGAACAGACCTGGCATAGCCTGGAGATACCCCGCCGTGCGGCGGCAGAACTGGGCAACGGTGGCAGCGGCACTTACCAGCGCCTGCCCGGCAATAACCTGGTACTGACGGCGGAAAAAAACCGCCTCGCGCGTCAACAGGGATTTCGCACCCTGTTCCACGGCGCCTGGTATCAGCCGGTGGGCAACCAGAACAGCAGCCGACCGGTACACCTGCGCGGTGGCCAGCTCATGCCCAACGGCGCCTACGAACTGGACGGCTACATCAGTATCGACCGCGGCAGTTCCCTGCACCTGCGCCCCGACCTGTACTACACCAGCATCAGCTCACAGGCCACCGACAAGCTGCTGATGGCAACCCTGAATACACCGCGGAGCATGAAACCCAACCAGATTCACTACCTGGATAACCCGCTGTTCGGCGTCCTGGTACTGATTCAGCGCTAG
- the mfd gene encoding transcription-repair coupling factor, producing the protein MFELDYPMPAGAGDIKRIGQLKGCAQGYLAAAAARHHKGVTLVIATSSDAATRLASEIAFFDPEVELLSFPDWETLPYDNFSPHQDIISERILSLYRLPQLSRGILIVTAATLMQRIAPRQFIGGNSLLLDTGQTLDPSETRQMLSDAGYRAVETVYEHGEFAQRGAILDIYPMGSRLPYRIDLFDDEIETLRVFDPETQRSIEQVEQVRLLPAQEFPFDSSAITGFRQRWRERFDVDPGRCPTYQDVSNGVTPPGIEYYLPLFFDNSMTLFDYLPDNTLVVCDPGLEAAAEQFWHEAQARYEERRHDIERPLLAPEEVFTRVDELFAALKRLPRLVLHSDSAGNGGGAQDSSFEEPPTLQVNAQSNQPMATLNDFLDSHPEPILFCAESAGRRESLLELFAVAGIKTRSIDSWQDFAEQQPRHGICVYPLELGLNLPGQCQLITETQLFGQQVFQRRRRSRDKEQADQVIKNLSELRAGAPVVHLDHGVGRYLGLQCIELDGQQNEFLTLEYADNAKLYVPVSSLHLISRYGGSSDENAPLHRLGTEQWIRAKRKAAEKVRDTAAELLDIYARRGAREGFSFGTPDAEYRQFSASFPFEETPDQALAIEAVLQDMTAPQPMDRLVCGDVGFGKTEVAMRAAFLAVQNSKQVVILVPTTLLAQQHYDNFRDRFADWPVNVELISRFRSTSQQTQAQAKLASGEIDIIVGTHKLLQGDIQFKDLGLVIIDEEHRFGVQQKERLKSLRAQVDILTLTATPIPRTLNMAMSGMRDLSIIATAPARRLSVKTFVREGDKPMIKEAILRELLRGGQVYYLHNEVKTIERTAEELKALVPEARIGIGHGQLRERELEKVMTDFYHKRNNLLVCTTIIETGIDIPNANTIIIDRADKFGLAQLHQLRGRVGRSHHQAYAYLLTPPVANMTPDAGKRLEAIAQASDLGAGFTLATHDLEIRGAGELLGEGQSGQMQSVGFTLYMEMLEQAIQSMRDGKTPNPDAPLRHGPEINLRLQALIPDEYLPDVHNRLILYKRISNASNDAQLHELQVEMIDRFGLLPEPVKSLFRITALKLRASALGIAKVDAGDKGGRIEFNADTTIDPYKLVTLVQSQPRRFKLEGASQLRFNVEMTTPELRAQTVENLLNELSA; encoded by the coding sequence GTGTTTGAACTGGACTATCCGATGCCGGCGGGAGCGGGCGATATCAAGCGTATCGGCCAGTTAAAAGGCTGCGCCCAAGGCTACCTCGCCGCTGCCGCCGCCCGTCACCACAAGGGCGTGACCCTGGTCATCGCCACCAGCAGTGATGCCGCTACGCGCCTGGCCAGCGAAATCGCCTTTTTTGATCCCGAGGTCGAACTGCTGTCCTTTCCCGACTGGGAAACCCTGCCCTACGACAATTTCTCGCCGCACCAGGACATTATCTCCGAACGCATCCTCAGCCTGTATCGCCTGCCGCAGCTGAGCCGCGGCATCCTAATCGTCACGGCGGCCACCCTGATGCAGCGCATAGCACCGCGCCAGTTCATCGGCGGCAACAGCCTGCTGCTGGACACCGGGCAGACGCTGGACCCCAGCGAAACCCGCCAGATGCTGAGCGATGCCGGCTATCGTGCCGTTGAAACTGTGTATGAGCACGGCGAATTCGCCCAGCGCGGCGCCATCCTCGACATTTACCCCATGGGTAGCCGCCTGCCGTATCGCATCGATCTGTTTGATGACGAAATCGAGACGCTGCGGGTGTTCGACCCGGAAACCCAGCGTTCCATCGAACAGGTAGAGCAGGTGCGCCTGCTGCCGGCGCAGGAGTTCCCGTTTGATTCCAGCGCCATCACCGGATTTCGCCAGCGCTGGCGCGAACGCTTTGATGTCGATCCCGGCCGCTGCCCGACCTACCAGGACGTCAGCAATGGCGTGACACCCCCTGGCATCGAATATTATCTGCCGCTGTTTTTCGATAACAGCATGACACTGTTCGACTATCTGCCGGACAACACCCTGGTGGTATGCGACCCGGGCCTGGAGGCGGCGGCCGAGCAGTTCTGGCACGAAGCCCAAGCGCGCTACGAAGAGCGCCGTCATGATATCGAACGTCCGCTGCTGGCACCTGAAGAAGTCTTTACCCGGGTCGATGAACTCTTTGCCGCCCTCAAGCGCCTGCCACGCCTGGTACTGCACAGCGACAGCGCAGGCAACGGCGGCGGCGCCCAGGACAGCTCGTTCGAGGAGCCGCCAACACTGCAGGTAAACGCTCAGTCAAACCAGCCCATGGCGACACTGAACGATTTTCTGGACAGCCACCCCGAACCCATACTGTTCTGCGCCGAATCCGCCGGGCGACGCGAATCCCTGCTCGAGCTCTTCGCTGTCGCCGGCATAAAGACCCGCAGCATCGACAGCTGGCAGGACTTTGCCGAACAGCAGCCACGCCACGGCATCTGTGTCTATCCACTGGAACTGGGCCTCAACCTGCCGGGCCAGTGCCAGCTGATTACCGAAACCCAGCTGTTCGGCCAGCAGGTCTTCCAGCGCCGGCGTCGCAGCCGCGACAAGGAACAGGCCGACCAGGTCATCAAGAACCTGTCGGAACTGCGTGCTGGCGCGCCCGTGGTACACCTCGATCACGGTGTTGGTCGCTATCTGGGCCTGCAGTGCATCGAGCTGGACGGCCAGCAGAATGAATTCCTGACGCTGGAATATGCCGATAACGCCAAACTCTATGTACCGGTCAGCTCACTGCACCTGATCAGCCGCTACGGCGGCAGCAGCGATGAAAACGCCCCGCTGCATCGCCTGGGCACCGAGCAATGGATCCGTGCCAAGCGCAAGGCGGCCGAAAAGGTGCGCGACACCGCCGCCGAGCTGCTGGACATCTATGCCCGTCGCGGCGCCCGCGAAGGTTTCAGCTTTGGCACCCCGGATGCCGAATACCGCCAGTTCAGCGCCAGCTTTCCGTTCGAGGAAACCCCCGACCAGGCTTTGGCCATCGAAGCGGTGCTGCAGGACATGACCGCTCCCCAGCCGATGGATCGCCTGGTGTGCGGCGACGTCGGCTTTGGCAAGACAGAAGTGGCCATGCGCGCCGCCTTCCTGGCGGTGCAAAACAGCAAGCAGGTGGTCATTCTGGTCCCCACCACCCTGCTGGCGCAGCAGCACTACGATAATTTTCGCGACCGTTTTGCCGACTGGCCAGTCAACGTCGAGCTGATTTCGCGCTTTCGCAGCACCAGCCAGCAGACCCAGGCGCAGGCCAAACTCGCCTCCGGCGAGATCGATATCATTGTCGGCACCCACAAGCTGTTGCAGGGCGACATCCAGTTCAAGGATCTGGGCCTGGTCATCATCGACGAGGAACACCGCTTTGGCGTGCAGCAAAAAGAGCGCCTCAAATCCCTGCGCGCCCAGGTGGATATCCTCACCCTCACCGCCACGCCCATTCCGCGCACCCTCAATATGGCCATGTCCGGCATGCGCGACCTGTCGATCATCGCCACGGCACCGGCGCGACGCCTGTCGGTAAAGACCTTTGTGCGCGAGGGCGACAAGCCCATGATCAAGGAGGCCATCCTGCGCGAACTGCTGCGCGGCGGCCAGGTCTATTACCTGCACAACGAGGTCAAAACCATCGAGCGCACCGCCGAAGAGCTCAAGGCGCTGGTGCCCGAGGCCCGCATCGGCATTGGCCACGGCCAGCTGCGCGAACGCGAGCTGGAGAAGGTCATGACCGACTTCTACCACAAGCGCAACAACCTGCTGGTCTGCACCACCATTATCGAAACCGGCATCGATATCCCCAACGCCAACACCATTATTATCGACCGGGCCGACAAGTTCGGCCTGGCCCAGCTGCATCAGCTGCGTGGCCGTGTCGGCCGCTCCCACCACCAGGCCTACGCCTATCTGCTGACACCGCCGGTTGCCAATATGACCCCGGATGCCGGCAAGCGACTGGAAGCCATCGCCCAGGCCAGCGATCTGGGCGCAGGCTTCACCCTGGCGACCCACGACCTGGAAATCCGCGGCGCCGGCGAGCTGCTGGGCGAAGGCCAGAGCGGCCAGATGCAGAGCGTTGGCTTTACGCTTTACATGGAAATGCTGGAGCAGGCCATTCAATCAATGCGCGATGGCAAGACGCCCAACCCGGACGCCCCGCTGCGGCACGGCCCCGAGATCAACCTGCGGCTGCAGGCTCTGATCCCGGACGAGTACCTGCCCGATGTGCACAACCGGCTGATCCTCTACAAGCGCATTTCCAACGCCAGCAACGATGCCCAGCTGCATGAACTCCAGGTAGAAATGATTGACCGCTTCGGCCTGCTGCCGGAACCGGTGAAGAGCCTGTTCCGCATCACGGCACTCAAGCTGCGCGCCAGCGCACTGGGGATTGCCAAGGTCGATGCCGGCGATAAAGGCGGACGCATCGAATTCAACGCCGATACCACTATAGATCCATACAAACTGGTCACCCTGGTTCAGAGCCAGCCGCGACGCTTCAAGCTCGAAGGCGCCAGCCAGTTACGCTTCAATGTCGAAATGACCACACCCGAACTGCGCGCCCAGACCGTCGAAAACCTTCTAAACGAGCTTTCTGCATGA
- a CDS encoding glyceraldehyde-3-phosphate dehydrogenase: MSQELVFADWKAREALAEAMVPLIGRLYRDRNVETSVFGRLVHKRSVTDILKAHRFARQMMQDQEELSVHDTYPVLEAVDKLGVANAHVDVGKLVIKFRHEGNGDIEAFLKKELDSVIGAPEREPTDVVLYGFGRIGRLLARLLIERTGGGQSLRLRAIVVRRGNAENDLEKRASLLRRDSVHGSFKGTIQVDEENQALIANGNMIKVIFADAPDTIDYTDYGISNALLIDNTGKWRDADGLSLHLRATGVSRVLLTAPGKGIKNIVMGVNHQDIIDEDRILSAASCTTNAIVPVLKKIDEQFGVLNGHVETVHSYTNDQNLIDNYHKGDRRGRAAGLNMVISETGAAKAVAKALPQLEGKLTGNAIRVPTPNVSMAILNLNLEKETSKEELNAYLRDAALFSELQKQIDFSTSPEAVSTDFVGSRAAGVVDGLATIVDGKRCVLYVWYDNEFGYSCQVFRMMQAMAHCTLPAFPLKGI; this comes from the coding sequence GTGAGCCAAGAACTAGTATTCGCAGACTGGAAAGCGCGAGAAGCGCTGGCAGAGGCCATGGTGCCGTTAATCGGCCGTCTCTACCGCGATCGGAATGTTGAAACTTCTGTGTTCGGACGTCTTGTACATAAGCGTTCGGTCACCGATATCCTTAAGGCGCACCGCTTTGCGCGCCAGATGATGCAGGATCAGGAAGAGCTCAGCGTTCATGATACCTATCCGGTACTGGAAGCCGTCGACAAGCTGGGTGTTGCCAACGCCCACGTAGATGTCGGCAAGCTCGTAATCAAGTTTCGGCACGAAGGCAACGGTGATATCGAAGCCTTCCTGAAAAAAGAACTCGATAGTGTAATCGGTGCCCCTGAGCGCGAACCTACCGATGTCGTACTGTACGGCTTTGGTCGCATTGGCCGCCTGCTGGCGCGTCTGCTGATCGAGCGTACCGGTGGCGGCCAGTCCCTGCGCCTGCGTGCCATCGTTGTGCGCCGTGGCAATGCTGAGAATGATCTGGAAAAACGCGCCAGCCTGCTGCGCCGTGACTCCGTACACGGATCCTTCAAGGGCACCATCCAGGTCGATGAAGAAAACCAGGCCCTGATTGCCAATGGCAACATGATCAAGGTTATCTTTGCCGATGCACCTGACACCATCGATTACACCGATTATGGCATCAGCAATGCGCTGCTGATCGATAACACTGGCAAGTGGCGTGATGCCGATGGTCTGAGCCTCCATTTGCGTGCGACGGGCGTATCCCGCGTGTTGCTGACGGCGCCTGGCAAGGGCATCAAGAACATCGTCATGGGCGTGAATCACCAGGATATCATCGACGAAGATCGCATCCTGTCGGCGGCCTCCTGCACCACCAACGCCATTGTGCCGGTGCTGAAGAAGATCGATGAGCAGTTCGGTGTGCTCAACGGTCACGTTGAAACCGTGCACTCCTACACCAACGACCAGAACCTGATCGACAACTATCACAAGGGTGATCGTCGTGGTCGGGCGGCGGGTCTGAACATGGTCATTTCCGAGACCGGTGCGGCCAAGGCTGTTGCCAAGGCGCTGCCGCAGCTCGAAGGCAAGCTGACCGGTAACGCGATTCGCGTGCCGACGCCCAATGTCTCCATGGCCATTCTGAACCTGAACCTGGAGAAGGAAACCAGCAAGGAAGAGCTGAACGCCTACCTGCGTGATGCCGCGCTTTTCTCCGAGCTGCAAAAGCAGATTGACTTCAGCACCTCACCCGAAGCCGTATCGACCGACTTCGTCGGTTCCCGTGCCGCTGGTGTGGTCGACGGTCTGGCGACCATCGTTGATGGCAAGCGTTGTGTACTCTACGTCTGGTACGACAACGAGTTCGGTTACAGCTGCCAGGTATTCCGCATGATGCAGGCCATGGCGCACTGCACCCTGCCGGCGTTCCCGCTAAAGGGGATCTGA
- a CDS encoding Na(+)-translocating NADH-quinone reductase subunit A gives MIKINKGLDLPIAGAPEQRISAAPTVHSVAVMGPDYVGMKPTMAVKVGDRVKLGQVIFSDKKTEGVDFTAPGAGVVKEINRGERRVLQSVVIELDDNEEAVEFAKYDATQLAGLERAQVEQNLVQSGLWTAFRTRPFSKIPQPGSEPHSIFVTAIDTNPLAADPQVVIAEQAEAFANGLKLLTVLSKTKVYLCKAAGAKINTVEGVQLSEFSGIHPAGNASTHIHFLDPVSRTKTVWALGYQDVIAMGKLFTEGRLSTERVIALGGPQVDKPTLLRTRLGANLAEVCAGRLKPGTNRVISGSIWNGRSAAGPLGYLGRYATQVSVLEEGYKREFMGWIAAGTEKFSVLNMFASVLNAGKKFAFTTSTNGSERAMVPVGQFETLMPLDILPTQLLRSLITGDIVTAMQLGCLELDEEDLALFTFACTGKYEYGPILRDNLLRIEKEA, from the coding sequence ATGATCAAGATCAATAAGGGTCTGGATCTACCGATTGCGGGGGCACCGGAGCAGCGAATCAGCGCTGCTCCGACGGTGCACTCCGTCGCCGTGATGGGTCCGGATTATGTAGGCATGAAGCCTACGATGGCCGTCAAGGTGGGGGACCGGGTAAAACTCGGTCAAGTGATCTTTTCCGACAAAAAAACAGAAGGCGTCGACTTCACGGCTCCTGGCGCGGGTGTCGTCAAGGAAATCAACCGTGGCGAGCGCCGGGTACTGCAGTCTGTTGTTATCGAACTGGATGACAACGAAGAAGCGGTCGAATTTGCCAAGTACGACGCCACTCAGCTGGCGGGTCTTGAGCGTGCTCAGGTCGAACAGAACCTGGTTCAGTCCGGACTCTGGACGGCGTTTCGTACCCGCCCGTTCAGCAAGATTCCTCAGCCCGGCAGCGAGCCGCACTCGATCTTCGTTACCGCGATCGATACCAACCCGCTGGCCGCTGATCCTCAGGTCGTTATTGCCGAGCAGGCCGAGGCCTTTGCCAATGGTCTGAAACTCCTGACCGTGCTGAGCAAGACCAAGGTCTATCTGTGCAAGGCGGCAGGCGCCAAGATCAATACGGTTGAAGGCGTGCAGTTGTCCGAGTTCTCCGGTATTCATCCGGCCGGCAACGCGAGTACCCATATTCACTTCCTGGATCCTGTCTCCCGCACCAAGACCGTTTGGGCTCTGGGTTACCAGGACGTTATCGCCATGGGCAAGCTGTTCACCGAAGGTCGTCTGTCGACCGAGCGTGTTATTGCCCTGGGCGGTCCGCAGGTCGACAAGCCGACGCTGTTGCGCACCCGTCTGGGCGCGAACCTGGCGGAAGTCTGCGCCGGTCGTCTCAAACCGGGTACCAATCGCGTGATCAGTGGTTCCATCTGGAATGGCCGCAGCGCCGCAGGCCCTCTGGGCTATCTTGGTCGCTACGCGACTCAGGTGAGCGTGCTGGAAGAAGGCTACAAGCGTGAATTCATGGGCTGGATTGCCGCTGGGACCGAGAAATTCTCGGTACTGAACATGTTTGCGTCCGTGCTGAATGCGGGTAAGAAGTTCGCCTTCACCACCAGCACTAACGGCTCCGAGCGCGCCATGGTCCCGGTGGGACAGTTCGAAACGCTGATGCCGCTGGATATCCTGCCGACACAGTTGCTGCGTTCCCTGATTACCGGCGACATCGTGACCGCGATGCAGCTGGGCTGTCTGGAGCTGGATGAGGAAGACCTCGCACTCTTTACTTTTGCCTGTACGGGCAAGTATGAGTACGGCCCCATCCTGCGCGACAACCTGCTGCGTATCGAGAAGGAGGCCTGA